Below is a genomic region from Tepidiforma bonchosmolovskayae.
GACATCGAGACGGACCCATGCGAGGCGGGACCAGTCGTCATCGTAGCGGTCGACGAGGAGGGTCGCGCGCGGGTCGCGCTGGAGGTTGGCGATGCGGGCGAGCCTGCCGGGGCGCTTCGGCTTTTCGTCGACGGACATGGCGAGGACGGGGCCAGCGGGCTCATCGAGGAGGGCGAAGCAGACAGGGACGAGGTGGGGTCGGCCATCGCGGGCGATGGTCGCGAGCCGGGCGACCGGTTCGGATGCGAGGAGGGCGCGCTCGCGCGGGCCGAGGCGGGCGGCGGGCATGGCGGAAGGGTAGCGGAATGCGGGCAGCGGGGGCGATGCGGTAGAGTGCGGGCATGGGGCGCGTGGTGCTCGCAGCGGACTTCGGCGGCACGCACCTGCGGGCGGGAATCGTCGATGAGCGGGGCGAGGTGCTGTTCCGGGAGGACCACCCGACGCCGCCGCAGGCAAGCCCGGGCGAGGCGGTGCAGCTGGTGGTGGACCTGCTGGCGCGGACCGTGGAGGCGTCGGGGGCGGCGCCGGCGGCGGCCTGCATCGCGACGGCCGGGCTGATCAATGCGAACGAGGGGAAAGTCATCTTTGCGCCGAACATTGCCGGCTTCCGGAATGTGGTGCTGACGACACCGGTGGCCCAGCGGCTGGGCATCCCGGCGTACATCGAAAACGACGCCTCGGCGGCTGCGCTGGGGGAGTTCCGGTTCGGCGCGGGACGGGGAACGCGGCACCTGCTCCATGCGACCCTTGGGACGGGCATCGGGGGCGGCATCGTCATCGATGGGCGGCTGTACCGCGGCGCGCAGGGGCTGGCGGGGGAGATCGGGCACATCGTCATCGACCCGGCGGGGCCGCGGTGCACGTGCGGTTCGCGCGGCTGCCTCGAGGCGCTGGTGAGCGGCGTGGCGTTCGCGGCCCGGGCGCGGAAGCTGCTGGAGCTGGGGAAATCGGCGGTGCTGAAGGAGCTTGTCGGCTACGAGGAGCCGACCGCGGTGCACCTGTTCGACGCTGCGAAGCGGGGTGACCGTACCTGCGAGGCGGAGATCCGGAACGGCGGGCACATCCTCGGGCTGGGGCTGGGGAGCCTCGTGAACGTGCTGAACCCGGATGCGGTGACGCTTTCAGGGGGGCTGCTGGCGATGGGCGAGATGCTGCTGGGGCCAATGCGGGAGGCGATGCGGTCGATGGCGTACGGGCCGGCTTCAGGGGCGCTGGTGCGCATCGGCGAGCTGGGGGAGAACACGGGATTGCTGGGCGCGGCGGCCGTGGCGTTCGAGCGGCTGGAGTCAGACTGAATCAGGCCCCGAGGTGGGCGGCGAAGAAGTCGGCGATACGGCGCCAGCTGTCCTCAGCGGCGGCGGGGTTATAGGCGACTTTCATGGGCCCCCAGGCACCGAGTTTCGCGATGAGCCCGCTGTGGCGGTTCATGTACGAGTGGCCGGCGTCGGGGTAGATGACGACGTCGTGGGGGATGCCGAGGTGTTCGAGGTGCTCCAGCAGCCGGCGGCCCTGCGGCGCGAAGAGGCGGTCGCGGGCGCCGTAGCCGGCGAGGATGGGGCAGGCGCCTTCGAGGGCGGCCGGGTCTTTCGGTACGGCGCCGTAGAAAACGGCTGCGGAGCGGTACGGCGCGCGGGCAGCGAGGAGGAGGGCGAAGCCGCCGCCCATAC
It encodes:
- a CDS encoding TIGR03668 family PPOX class F420-dependent oxidoreductase, whose product is MPAARLGPRERALLASEPVARLATIARDGRPHLVPVCFALLDEPAGPVLAMSVDEKPKRPGRLARIANLQRDPRATLLVDRYDDDWSRLAWVRLDVDAVVLERGDCWPEALAALRARYPQYRTMDLEALPVVRFVPVRIVSWFASG
- a CDS encoding ROK family protein; this encodes MGRVVLAADFGGTHLRAGIVDERGEVLFREDHPTPPQASPGEAVQLVVDLLARTVEASGAAPAAACIATAGLINANEGKVIFAPNIAGFRNVVLTTPVAQRLGIPAYIENDASAAALGEFRFGAGRGTRHLLHATLGTGIGGGIVIDGRLYRGAQGLAGEIGHIVIDPAGPRCTCGSRGCLEALVSGVAFAARARKLLELGKSAVLKELVGYEEPTAVHLFDAAKRGDRTCEAEIRNGGHILGLGLGSLVNVLNPDAVTLSGGLLAMGEMLLGPMREAMRSMAYGPASGALVRIGELGENTGLLGAAAVAFERLESD
- a CDS encoding dienelactone hydrolase family protein, yielding MEAHHQVPLSGGRAMPAFLAAPDDPAPAPRPGILVIHEVFGLNDDIRAQARRVAALGWVALAPDLLAALGPRPLCIVRAFRDLSRGSGPAFEALEAARTWLGARPEVDPARLGVIGFCMGGGFALLLAARAPYRSAAVFYGAVPKDPAALEGACPILAGYGARDRLFAPQGRRLLEHLEHLGIPHDVVIYPDAGHSYMNRHSGLIAKLGAWGPMKVAYNPAAAEDSWRRIADFFAAHLGA